Part of the Deltaproteobacteria bacterium genome is shown below.
GGCAGCGAAAACGACAAGCCGAGAGCGCATCTACTCCGGCAAACACCCCTCCTACCGTAGATCCTGAAGATAAGTACGACACCCCCGCCTTCTTGCGAAAACAAGCAAACTAATTGTTTGTTCAAGGTCATACCGAGGCGCCAGAACGACGCCTCGGTATGACCTTCTTTCCACTCCCTCCGTAGCAAGGGCAACACTTTGCGCACGCCTTCCAGTGGAATACTCCTCAGCCCTGGTCTTACTGGAACGGCGTGGAGATCACACGCTGAGATCATCTAACGGGCTTGGTACCCCCTGGCCTCCCTGCTGAAGAACGTGCGTATAGATCATAGTGGTCGCGACGTCGTTGTGGCCAAGTAATTGCTGAATCGTGCGAATATCCGTGCCACGGTGCAGCAAATGTGTCGCGAAAGAATGACGAAAAGTATGAGCACTAATTTGCTTTGTAAGGCCGGCACGGTGTACCGCTACCTTGATCGCCTTGTTAATGACACTAGGGTCTACATGATGGCGACGTGTGACCCCAGAGCGTGGGTCAACCGAGAGACTACGAGCAGGAAAGACATATTGCCACCCCCACTCCTTGGCCAAAGCAGGATACTTCCGTGCTAATGCATGTGGAAGATGTACCTCGCCATAGCCACGCGCCAAATCTTGTTGGTGCAATGTTTCGACTCCAGCCAGGTGGTTTTGCAGTAGTGGAGCCAAGATCACGGGAAAAGTAGTAAACCGATCCTTATTCCCCTTGCCTGCGCGCACGGTCAGTTGTTTCATGTGATAGTCGATATCTTTGACCCGGAGTCGGACCGCTTCGATGATTCTTAGTCCGCTGCCATACAGGAGCTTGGCAACAAGTTGAGCGGTCCCATCCATGAGCGAGAGCACGGCGGCAACCTCCTCGCGGGTCATGACCACGGGGACGTTGATCTTACTGGGAGCGCGGACGGCGTCAATGTTGCCTTGCGGCGCTTGGTCGAGGACCCGCTTATAGAGGAACAGCAGGGCATTCATCGCTTGATTCTGCGTTGCGGGTGCGACGTTCCCGTGCACAGCGAGGTCCGTGAGAAACGCCTCAATCTTCGGTTCAGCAGGAAACAGATCCTGGCGCGAGCGCATGGCGTGAAACCGGATAAAACGGACGATCCACTTCACATATACGTGTTCGGTATGAATAGAATAATGGTGGAGCCGGAGGACGGTGCGGACTTCGTCCAAGAGTTTTGGTTGTTGACTTCGAGTGACATCAGGCATATCAGACCCCTATGAGGTTGTAGTGACTGCGGATAACAGGTGCAGGGCAAAACCGCCTGAAAACCCGGCTAATATGGCATTATCAGGGCAAAATGACAAGTTAATCAATGGTTAGGTGGTTGCGGGTCTCGTCGTAAGGCAAACAAGAACGAAGAGGGGATAAAAAATGGATAATGTTGATCGCACCTTAATCGATGCGGGAGTCAACGCCGCCAAGCAGCGTGCGCAGCAGGACTTTGCCGGTGGGCCCCCTGAGTTGCCACCAACATTTATTGAGGCTGCAGAACGCATCCTCAAACAGTGGCCACATGATTTGAGTCCTCGCTTTATCAAGCTTGTCGTTGAGTTAGGAGCTATAGCCGCAATGGCCAGGATTAAGTATCAACATCCTCCCCTGACAGATGATGAGTCTTTCGCTTTTCTCGGTCACTGTGCTTCATTCTTCAACAGTTTCAAGCATAGATAGAGGTTCTTCCTATATGAGCGCTGGTCGGTCTGACACGTTTCGTGACCGCCTTGATCAGTATCAGCGGCGACAGAAGCTTACGATATGGGTTGCCGCGGCGTTAGGTGGAATGGTCGTAATCATTGGCTCTGATACTGTGAACGATATGATAAAGGATGTACCCCAAGTGCTCCTCTCCTTGATACTTACGCTGGTCCCGATTACTGGCCTA
Proteins encoded:
- a CDS encoding integron integrase, coding for MPDVTRSQQPKLLDEVRTVLRLHHYSIHTEHVYVKWIVRFIRFHAMRSRQDLFPAEPKIEAFLTDLAVHGNVAPATQNQAMNALLFLYKRVLDQAPQGNIDAVRAPSKINVPVVMTREEVAAVLSLMDGTAQLVAKLLYGSGLRIIEAVRLRVKDIDYHMKQLTVRAGKGNKDRFTTFPVILAPLLQNHLAGVETLHQQDLARGYGEVHLPHALARKYPALAKEWGWQYVFPARSLSVDPRSGVTRRHHVDPSVINKAIKVAVHRAGLTKQISAHTFRHSFATHLLHRGTDIRTIQQLLGHNDVATTMIYTHVLQQGGQGVPSPLDDLSV